In Hemiscyllium ocellatum isolate sHemOce1 chromosome 23, sHemOce1.pat.X.cur, whole genome shotgun sequence, the sequence GCAGCTTGTCTTCGGAAAGCAGCAGCTTCTTCAGAATGTGTTCAATGAAGTCATGTGGAGTTACAGCTGCAagattccacttcaactttcccaaaacGATCAACTCCCACTCCTAACAAAAATAAAAAAGGTTAAATGCAGTACAAGAATGaacaattgaaagaaaaaaataaattatttttaaaaactgctacTTCAAACAATTCACCTGCTACACCATTTTTTATGGCAAAGCACAACTAGCACCTATTCAGAGTGAACTTTTGAATATATACCTCTAGAGGGAGCCACTGACCCTGCATGGAAAGAAGAAACTAAACCAAAAGACTTTTATTAAAAAGAAAGGATATTTCAAACAAGCCATCTGCCACACCAATTTTTTTGCAATGGTGAAAGCACAACTAACACCTATCCATGGTAAACGTTTGAACATCTACCTCTAGAGGGAGCTACTGACAGTGATTTATAGTATTCACTGTTGGAAAGGTCATACTATACTTACCACTTAAATGATTGTTCCTAAACAAAGAGTACAGCTACATCatgttttatttatgtttttattttaatttgtagACTTCAGCTCACCCATCCTTGTTtgaagtcaaaaatcacaacactGGGATATTTGCTGGattataacccagtgttgtgcgATGTTTTGACTTTGCGTACCCCAATCCAACAAgatcacctccaaatcatggcatCCATGTTTGAGACATTTTATCTACATTTATAACCAGAGAAACAACTTTGTAACAGTAGCAATTTAACTGGAACCACCTCCTGCCTCTCAAATGTCAAAGAACAGAACAAAAGTCCTATTTATGTCGTAACTTCTGAACTTTTTCTATATTGTGAATGAAGTATTTGATTCACCCCAACTGTGGATGTATTTTTAAGACCTGAATGATTTTTGCAGCTGAACGCCAAATTTCATAGAAAGCAGATATTGTAAAAGTTTACAATTCTGTTGGAAGTTTAActtatagaatcactacagtgcagatagagtccTATCGACCCAGCGAGTCTACACCAATCCTTTTAACAGCACtccactcccccaaaccccatAACCTCATACTCACAAtggttaatctacctagcctacacattgtgacactacaggacaatttaccaCAATCAATCCACCTAAATATGCAAAGCCACCCaacgctggaattgaacttgggtccctgacactgtgaaacAGCATTACTAACCATGTGCTCCCACCTAAAGTATAAGTCAGCCTCATTTGCATTTTTGTATCAATGTAAGTTTTGCACAGAAAGCTGAAGGTAGATTACTAAATTACCAAAAGTTCATGTAGTCTGATAGAGTTGTCAGTATATAGGCAAAGTTTTTCCACTGTCAAAGGAATATTTTCTTTGAACTTTGATGCAAGGAACAGACACACAGCTCCAAGTAGCTGCAGGTGGCTTTTGGTAATTGGTACAATCGATAAGAATCTGTCCAGGTAATTCATTGCCAAAGGAAAGACTTCCTCCTCACACCTCTGCTCTTCACAGACCTAAGAGGGGAGAAATGGCTAAAAATGAGGAACAATGAGATTGGAGAAAGTAGTGAATGAGGCCTTGGCACCATCTATGATGCGCCACATGCCTCCAGGTCATTAAGCAAGAAACAAATTtaaggggggcgggggggggggggagagagaaggaaaggaGAAGGGGGTAGGGAGGAAAAGCAAAGGGACGGGGGGAGGGAGTACAGGGacggggggggaggagggggggacggGGGATGGGCGGCGGGAACGGGGGGGGGGGACAGGAGGGACGGAGggcgaggggggagggggaggggggacgggggggaggacgggagggggagggggaacgggggggagagggggaacggggggggagagggggaacggggggggagagggggaacggggggggagagagggggaacggggggggaggggggggaacgggggggagagggggaacggggggggggagggggaacgggggggagagggggaacgggggggagagggggaacggggggggagagggggaacgggggggagaggggggaacggggggggagagggggaacggggggggaggagagggggaacgggggggggagggggggggggggagggggggaacggggggggaggagggggaacggggggggaggagggggaacgggggggaggagggggaacggggggggagggaaggggggagggggggaggagggaacggggggggagtgggggggaacgggggggggagtgggggggaacggggggaggggagggggggggaacggggggaggggaggaggggaggggagagggggggaggaggggggaggggaggaggggaggagggaggggggggaggggagggggaacgggGGAACGGGGggaaaggggggaggggaggggggaggggagggggggggggggggggaggggagggggggaggggaggggggggaggggggggggagggggacggggggaggggacggaggggggaggaggggagagggggggaggggaatgtggggggaggggaaggggggggagggggacggagggggggaggggaggatggagggggaggggggaggggagggcggagggggggagaggggagggggggggagggggaacgggggggagggggaacgggggggggagggggaacggggggggagggggaacgggggggggagggggaacggggggggaggggggggggggggggggggggggggggggggtggggagggaggggggacgggggggggcggggggggggggggggggggagggggggggggaggggggggggggggggggagggggggggagggggggggggggggggggggggggggggggtgggggggggggggggggggggggtgggggggggggggggggaggggggacgggggggggagggggaacggggggggggggggaacggggggggagggggaagggggggggagggggaacggggggagggggaacggggggaacaggggggggaggggaggggaggaggggaggggaggggatgtggggaggggatgtggggaggggatgtggggaggggatgtggggaggggatgtggggaggggatgtggggaggagggtgaaggggggacgggggaggaggggggacggggggggggagggggggaggagggtgggggggacggtggaggggggaggggaggggaggagagggggggagagggagaactGGGACAGAGGGAactgggaaggaggggagggaagaggggagcgggttgggggggaggtgaaGGCGGcgcgggggggaggaggggagggaaaggcggcgcgggggggaggaggggagggaaaggcggcgcgggggggaggaggggagggaaaggcggcgcggggggaggaggggagggaaaggcggcgcgggggggaggaggggagggaaaggcggcgcgggggggaggaggggagggaaaggcggcgcgggggggaggaggggagggaaaggcggcgcgggggggaggaggggagggaaaggcggcgcgggggggaggaggggagggaaaggcggcgcgggggggaggaggggagggaaaggcggcgcgggggggaggaggggagggaaaggcggcgcgggggggaggaggggagggaaaggcggcgcgggggggaggaggggagggaaaggcggcgcgggggggaggaggggagggaaaggcggcgcgggggggaggaggggagggaaaggcggcgcgggggggaggaggggagggaaaggcggcgcgggggggaggaggggagggaaaggcggcgcgggggggaggaggggagggaaaggcggcgcgggggggaggaggggagggaaaggcggcgcgggggggaggaggggagggaaaggcggcgcggaggggaggaggggagggaaaggcggcgcgggggggaggaggggagggaaaggcggcgcgggggggaggaggggagggaaaggcggcgcgggggggaggaggggagggaaaggcggcgcgggggggaggaggggagggaaaggcggcgcgggggggaggaggggagggaaaggcggcgcgggggggaggaggggagggaaaggcggcgcgggggggaggaggggagggaaaggcggcgcaggaggggaggaggggagggaaaggcggcgcgggggggaggaggggagggaaaggcggcgcgggggggaggaggggagggaaaggcggcgcggggggggaggaggggagggaaaggcggcgcggggggggggaggggagggaaaggcgggggggggtggggcgcgggggggaggaggggagggaaaggcggcgcgggggagaggaggggaggggaaggcgcgcggggggggggggaggggaggggaaggcgacgtgggggggaggggaggggaaggcgacgcggggggaggggaagacgacgcggggggaggggaggggaggggagggggaaggtgacgcggggggaggggaggggaaggcgacgcggggggggggaggggaggggaaggcgacgcgggggggggaggggagggggaaggcgacgcggggaggaggggaggggaaggcgacgcggggggtggggaggggaaggcgacgcgggggggaggggaaggcgacgcggggggggaggggaggggaaggcgacgagggggggaggaggggaaggcgacgagggggggaggaggggaaggcgacgaggggggggaggaggggaaggcgacgagggggggaggaggggaaggcgacgagggggggaggaggggaaggcgacgaggggggggaggaggggaaggcgacgagggggggaggaggggaaggcgacgagggggggaggaggggaaggcgacgagggggggaggaggggaaggcgacgagggggggaggaggggaaggcgacgagggggaggggaaggcgacgggggggggaggggaaggcgacgggggggaggggaaggcgacgggggggaggggaaggcgaCGGTGGGGGGGGAAGgcgacggggtggggggggaaggcgacggggtggggggggaaggcgacggggtggggggggggggaaggggtaaGGCGacgcgggggggaggggaggggggaaggcgacgcgacggggtggggggggaaggcgacggggtggggggggaaggcgacggggtggggggggaaggagacggggtggggggaaggagtCGAGGTGGAGAGGGAGACaaatgggggggagagggagacgaATGGGGGGCAGGGAGACGAATGGGGGGAGGGAGACGAATGGGGGGGAGGGAGACGAATGGGGGGGAGGGAGACGAATGGGGGGGAGGGAGACGAATGGGGGGGAGGGAGACgaatgggggggagggaggaggtgaccggcgcgggggggaggaggggagggaaaggcggcgcggggggggaggaggggagggaaaggcggcgcgggggagaggaggggaggggaaggcgacgcgggggggggaggggaggggaaggcgacgcgggggggaggggagggggggtggggaaggcgacgtgggggggaggggaggggaaggcgacgcggggggaggggaagacgacgcggggggaggggaggggaggggaggggaggggggaaggtgacgcggggggggaggggagggggaaggcgacgcgggggggaggaggggaggggaaggcgacgcggggggaggggaggggaaggcgacgcgggggggaggggaggggaaggcgacGCGGGGGGGGAGGGCAGGGGAGGGGAAGGCGacgtgggggggaggggaaggcgacgcggggggaggggagggaggggaggggagggggaggggacggggggcggggggggggagggggagggggaaggcgacgcgggggggaggggagggggaaggcgacgcgggggggaggggaggggggaaggcgACGGGAGAGGGGGGAAGGCGACGGGGGGGCAAGAGGGGAAGGCGacgaggggggggggaggaggggaaggcgacgagggggggaggaggggaaggcgacgagggggggaggaggggaaggcgacgagggggggaggaggggaaggcgacgagggggggaggaggggaaggcgacgagggggggaggaggggaaggcgacgagggggggaggaggggaaggcGACGAGGGGGGGAGGAGACGAGGGGGGGGAGGAGacgagggggggaggaggggaaggcgacgagggggggaggaggggaaggcgacgagggggggaggggaaggcgacgagggggggagggggaaggcgacgggggggaggaggggaaggcgacgagggggggaggaggggaaggcgacgagggggggaggaggggaaggcgacgagggggggaggaggggaaggcgacgagggggggaggaggggaaggcGACGGGGGGTGAAGGCgacgggggggaggggaaggcgaCGGGGGGTGAAGgcgagggggggggaggggaaggcgacggggggggggaggggaaggcgacggggggggggggggaggggaaggcgacggggggggggaggggaaggcgacggggggggaggggaaggcgacggggggggaggggaaggttacggggtgggggggggaaggcgacggggtgggggggggaaggcgacggggtgggggggggaaggcgacggggtgggggggggaaggcgacggggtggggggggaaggcgacggggtgggggggggaaggggtaaGGCGacgcgggggggaggggagggggtaaggcgacgcgggggggaggggaggggggaaggcgacgcgggggggaggggaggggggaaggcgacgcgggggggaggggagggggaaggcgacgcgggggggaggggaggggggaaggcgacggggtggggggggaaggcgacggggtggggggggggaaggcgaCGAGGTGGGGGGAAGGAGTCGAGGTGGAGAGGGAGACaaatgggggggagagggagacgaatgggggggagagggagacgaatgggggggagagggagacgaatgggggggagagggagacgaatggggggagagggagacgaATGGGGGGCAGGGAGACgaatggggggggagggagacgaattggggggggagggagacgaatgggggggggagggagacgaATGGGGGGAGGGAGACGAatgggggggagggagtgaatggggggggaggaggtgaccggcgtgggggggggggggggggggggagagaggagacagggggaaaggagacggggggggggaatggggggaccGTTGTCAATCCTGCCATGTAGGAAGTTGGGTGTAGGCATGGCACTGGCACAGTAACAGGCTGTCTGTCAGGGCACAGCAATGGGGGTGTGGGGTAATCTGGGTATGGGCATGATTGTTAGGGGTGGTCCATCCAGACATGGACAAGGCTGCTTTTGGGGGCAGGGCATAGGTAGATTGTTAGGGTGGGGAGGTTGATTGAGGCAAGGATAAGGGTGGAAGTTGGGTAGTTAGATCCAGGTATGTGTATGTGGAGGTAAGCAAGAGTAGATCTGGGTTAGCCTTGGGTGATGGAGACGTCAAGTGGGGGAAGAGTTGATCTAGATATGGGGAAGAGGTCTGATCCGGGTATGAGGAAGGGGCATTTTATCGGCTATGGGGGTGTGGTTTGTTCGGGCACAATGGGTGAGAGTTATGAGGGGAAGATGGATGAGGGGTGACAGGGAAGCGCGGTTAATCTTGATTTGGGAAAATGGAGGTTGACCTGGGTATGGAGAAGGGagtaaaaggtaaaaacaatgactgcagatactggaaaccagattctggattagtggtgctggaagagcacagcagttcaggcagcataagTCTTTGATCTGGGCATCGGAAAATCGGGGACGGTTTGATCAGGGCATGGGGGATCAGGGAGGGAGAGAATTGACCTGGGCATGGGGAATCAGGGAGGGAGTTAATCTgggcatggggggggggggttatctGGGGAGGGCACAGCCTTATCCGGGCACGGGGAGGACATGCCCTGATCAGGGCATGGGGAATCAGGGGGAGTTGATCTGGGCATGGGGAATCAGGGAGGGGGTATCTGTGGAGGGCACAGCCTTATCTGGGCATGGGGaatcagggagggagagaggtgatCTGGGCATGGGGAATCGGGGGGAGTTGATCTGGGCACGGGGAGGGGGACGGAGCGGTTAATCTGGGCATGAGGAAGGGGGTGTTGACCCGGGGacgttgggggagggggggggaggtgatcGGAGACAGTGGAGAGGATGTGTGGGGCTTTGGGGGGGGGGTTGATCtcgggactggggggggggggggggggtgtcctcAGAATACGCACCTCGAGCATCCAGGCGGCCAACATCCTCCGCATGTAGGGCTGGATGTCCAGCTGCATGCACTTGAAGTAGGAGCAGGCCGGCAAATAGCGCTCCTCGAGCGCGAGCAGATTGTGCAGCACACGGTCATCTCGCAGCAGCTCGGGGTCGGGCAGCGCCCTCCTCACCGTCTCCGGCTCACAACACAGCAGCTCCATGGCGGCCAACGGCGAGAGGAAGGACAGACACAGAGGCCGAGACAGAGAGGGGCCGGGGGGAGGGGGCGGCGCGGCACGGGAAGCTGGTGTCCTGGGCTGGCCTGTCCTGGTCTAACCTCCCTCAGGCGGTGCGGGGCcaaggctggggctggggctgcgGACGGGACGCGCTGACGCACGGAGCGGGCAGCCGCTGATGGTGTCGAGCGGCGGCTGGGCGGGCGCAGGCAGCGCGCACATCCGACACGGGCAGCGGGAAGCGGGGAGGCCAGCGGTAGGGGACGGCGGCCATGCACATCGGGGCACTCATGAAAGGCCGCCGCCAGGGTGGCACCCGAGGTGGGCACGGGACATCTCCGGGGCGCGATGGGGAGCCGCGGCCGCTGAGAAGGAACCACGCTCGAatcgggaggggggggggggggtcgacgAGCGAAGCTGCGGGTTTAACGGAGATTAAACCCCGAGTCCGCCTCCCGGCCGTTGGCGCTCCGCATGCTCCCAGAGAGCCCCGCCCCCTCCAATTGTCGCGTGTGGGCCACGCCCCCTTTCTTATAGACTGGCGCCTTACGACCCGCCTCCCCTTTTGATGGATAGTCAAGCTGGGGTCCACCCCTTCTGCTGGATAGGCGAATGGGAATCCGCCCCCTACGTGATGGACATGCGACTCGGAGACCGCCCCCTCTGTGATGGACAGGCGGCAGGGAGCCCACCCGCTCTGTGAAAGAATTGCAGTTATGGCCCCGCCCGCTTCCCGGGAGATGGACGGCTAAGACCACGCCCCTCTATTAATGACTGGCGGAAAGGTCGACGCCCCCTCCGAGCTGAACGGCGATTTACCGCCCACCAAGCTGTTGACTGGCGGCTAGGCTcatgatgaaaaatgtgttgctggaaaagcgcagcaggtcaggcagcatccaaggagcaggagaatcgacgtttcgggcaaaagcccttcttcaggattctcctgctccttg encodes:
- the ccnd2a gene encoding G1/S-specific cyclin-D2a, which codes for MELLCCEPETVRRALPDPELLRDDRVLHNLLALEERYLPACSYFKCMQLDIQPYMRRMLAAWMLEVCEEQRCEEEVFPLAMNYLDRFLSIVPITKSHLQLLGAVCLFLASKFKENIPLTVEKLCLYTDNSIRLHELLEWELIVLGKLKWNLAAVTPHDFIEHILKKLLLSEDKLHLIRKHAQTFIALCATEFKFAMYPPSMIATGSVGAAICGLQLDVGDSSLSSYNLTDHLAKIIHTDVDCLKACQEQIESLLVNNLRPTEQDHSKRVDELDQASTPTDVRNVNL